From Dasypus novemcinctus isolate mDasNov1 chromosome 11, mDasNov1.1.hap2, whole genome shotgun sequence, one genomic window encodes:
- the PRPH2 gene encoding peripherin-2, with protein MALLKVRFDQKKRVKLAQGLWLMNWLSVLAGIIIFSLGLFLKIELRKRSDVMNNSESHFVPNSLIGVGMLSCVFNSLAGKICYDALDPAKYAKWKPWLKPYLAVCVLFNFALFLVSLCCFLMWGSLESTLAHGLKNGMKYYRDTDTPGRCFMKKTIDMLQIEFKCCGNNGFRDWFEIQWISNRYLDFSSKDVKDRIKSNVDGRYLVDGVPFSCCNPSSPRPCIQYQLTNNSAHYSYDHQTEELNLWVRGCRAALLSYYSGLLNAVGAAALLVWLFEVTITTGLRYLHTALEGVPSAEDAEGESEGWLLERSVPETWKAFLESLKKLGKSNQVEAAAEAPEAG; from the exons ATGGCGCTGCTGAAAGTCAGATTTGACCAGAAGAAGCGGGTCAAGTTGGCCCAAGGGCTCTGGCTCATGAACTGGCTCTCCGTGCTGGCCGGCATCATCATCTTCAGCCTCGGACTGTTCCTGAAGATCGAACTCCGGAAGAGGAGCGATGTGATGAATAATTCAGAGAGCCATTTTGTGCCCAACTCCTTGATCGGGGTAGGGATGCTGTCCTGTGTTTTCAACTCTCTGGCTGGCAAGATCTGCTACGATGCTCTGGACCCTGCCAAGTACGCCAAGTGGAAGCCCTGGCTGAAGCCCTACCTGGCTGTCTGTGTCCTCTTCAACTTCGCCCTCTTCTTGGTGTCCCTCTGCTGTTTTCTGATGTGGGGCTCCCTGGAGAGCACCCTGGCCCACGGGCTCAAGAACGGCATGAAGTACTACCGGGACACGGACACGCCCGGCAGGTGTTTCATGAAGAAGACCATTGACATGCTGCAGATCGAGTTCAAGTGCTGCGGCAACAACGGCTTCCGGGACTGGTTTGAGATTCAGTGGATCAGCAACCGCTACCTGGACTTTTCCTCCAAAGACGTGAAAGA TCGCATCAAGAGCAACGTGGACGGGCGGTACCTGGTGGACGGTGTCCCCTTCAGCTGCTGCAACCCCAGCTCGCCGCGGCCCTGCATCCAGTACCAGCTCACCAACAACTCGGCGCACTACAGCTACGACCACCAGACGGAGGAGCTCAACCTGTGGGTGCGCGGCTGCCGGGCCGCCCTGCTCAGCTACTACAGCGGCCTCCTCAACGCCGTGGGCGCCGCCGCGCTCCTCGTCTGGCTCTTTGAG GTGACCATCACGACCGGGCTGCGCTACCTGCACACCGCGCTGGAAGGCGTGCCCAGCGCCGAGGACGCGGAGGGCGAGAGCGAGGGCTGGCTGCTGGAGAGGAGCGTGCCCGAGACCTGGAAGGCCTTCCTGGAGAGCCTCAAGAAGCTGGGCAAGAGTAACCAGGTGGAGGCCGCGGCCGAGGCCCCAGAGGCCGGCTGA